Proteins from a single region of Artemia franciscana chromosome 2, ASM3288406v1, whole genome shotgun sequence:
- the LOC136043900 gene encoding pupal cuticle protein 20-like, protein MKVLVVLAAFLAITYAAPQDVAPVQIVEQEQEVNGDGSYSFSFKTEDGVSRSESGVIKQLPGDEDGEEGVSQQGSYSYTAPDGQVITLTFTADENGFNPTGDHLPTPHPEILRALEQIRASSQKK, encoded by the exons ATGAAAGTCCTT GTTGTTTTAGCTGCATTTCTAGCAATTACTTATGCCGCCCCTCAAGACGTAGCCCCTGTGCAAATTGTTGAACAGGAACAGGAAGTCAATGGTGACGGAAGCTATAGCTTTTC CTTCAAGACAGAAGATGGCGTTTCTCGTTCTGAGTCTGGCGTCATAAAACAACTCCCTGGTGATGAAGATGGTGAAGAAGGTGTTTCTCAGCAAGGCAGTTATTCTTACACCGCCCCTGATGGACAAGTTATCACCCTGACTTTTACTGCTGACGAAAACGGATTTAACCCCACAGGTGATCACCTTCCCACACCCCACCCTGAAATCCTCCGAGCGCTAGAACAGATCAGAGCATCAAGTCAGAAGAAATAA